AGCATGATGTTTTGCATCCAGTGGGCGGCGGGCTGGGACAGGCCCGCCCTACCAACAACATTGGGATACACGAAGCGACAATCGCCCTTCATGAATCCACGCAAGATCCTGGCGATAAAGCCATTCCGAATCACTCACCAAATCCATCAAGGATAGGCCTCGGGCTTCGTCATGCCTTTCTAACCCAGGCCGTTGCAAATCTTCGCGACGTTCAACCGCCGCTGATCTGGGTCGGTGCGAAAACTGAACACTGGTTTTTTCACGCGACCAATTAGAAGGGGACGAATGACTAGACCGCGTGGCGCAATTTCAGCTTCTCGCCGCAGGCACGATGGCTCGATTCAGCAAGTCTCAGATTCCATCCGTCTCGCCAATCCGTTCGCCGTCCATCCGGTAAATCCCCACCAAGTAGCCGTTCTCCATGATCTCGCCCACGAAGAGCTTGCCGAAGAAGGTCACCGGCTGGTCCATCACCGCCTTCACCCCTTTGCCCACCATCTTCACGCTCACCCATTCGTTGATCTTGGGCACGGTGCCGAAGCAGCACATGGACTGATCTTTCATGATCAACAGCTCCGTCACCAATCCCCCCTCAACCTTCAATGGAAGCATGTAGCCCTTGAGAGAGATCGGCTTCTGATTCAGCGCGCGCACCGCCGCCGGGATTTGGTCCGGCTTCTCCTTCGGTTCCTCTTTTTTGTCCCCGGGCAGATCTTCCGGGACGATGTAAGTGAAGGTGGACAGCCTGTCGAAGCCCACCGAGAGGAATCCGTCGTGCGCAATCACGGTCGATCCAGGCGGAGGTTCCTCCGCTTTGAACGCGGGCGCTGGCGCGGCGGGTGCAGGCTTGGCCGCCGGCGTCTCGTTCTTGGGCTCAGCCCGCCGGATAGGCTCGCCCCGGGTGGGGGCGCCCTTCCTGGGTTTGCCGTCCGCCTTGCCGTCCGCGGCGTTCACCCCGAGCAGACCCGCCGCGAGCAACGCCGCTATGGTCCAGCCGCCAAAGAAAACCGAATGCGCTTTCATGATGCTTTCACAAGTCGTCGAAACCATTTTACCTCAAGGATCGAACGGATCAATATCAGAACCATTATTCTGAGCGCATGACCTCCAACCCAACGGCATCCCACCTCAAGGACCTGGACTACTCGGTCGTGCAGCAGTGCATGCATTGTGGACTTTGCCTGCCCACCTGCCCGACCTACGACGCCACCAAGCTGGAGCGCAACAGCCCTCGCGGGCGCATCGCCCTCATGCGCGCCATTGCCGACGGCCGACTCGAACCCACCGCGACCTTCGCCGAGGAGATGTATTTCTGCCTGGGCTGCCTGGCCTGCATGACCGCCTGTCCCGCCGGCGTGAATTACGCGGAGCTCTTCGAACATGCCCGCGCCGAGGCGGAGAGCAGCGGCACGCTCGACCATCCCAAGCGCGGGTTGATTCGTTTCTTCACGTTGAACTGGCTGTTCACGGATCTGCGCCGGCTGGAGCTGGTGGGTTTGGCGCTGCGGCTTTACCAGGGACTCGGCCTGCAAACCCTGGTGCGGAAATCCGGCTTGCTCGGGCTGCTGCCCCGCCGGCTGCGGGAACTGGAAGCCATGACGCCGCAAGTGCAGCCCGCCTTTTCCGCGGATCTCATCCCGGAAACGTTGCATCCGTCCCGTCCGAAACGTTTTCGTGTGGCCCTGCTCACCGGCTGCGCACAGGACTTGATTTTCAGCGACGTGAACCGGGACACCGCCGAAGTGCTGGCGCGAAATGGCTGTGAAGTTCATACCCCGCCCTCGCAGCACTGCTGCGGCTCGTTGCACGCGCACAACGGTGACCTTGAGACATCCCGCCTGCTGGCCCGGCGCAATCTCGATCAATTCCCTCCCCGCCAATACGACGCCATCATCACCAACGCCGCCGGATGCGGCTCCCACTTGAAGCACTATGGCAACCTGCTGGCCGGCGACGCGGCTTACGTTGAACGGGCTCGAGAATGGGACAACAAGGTCAAAGACATTCATGAGTGGCTCATCCACATCGGCATGGAGCCGCCCGCCGCGGAACCTCAGGCGGATCGAAAAGTGACCTACCATGAAGCCTGCCACCTCTGCCACGGCCAGAAGATCACCTCCCAGCCCCGGACCTTGCTCAAGAGCATTCCCAAGCTGAATCTGGTGGAACTGCCGGAGAGCACGTGGTGTTGTGGCAGCGCCGGGATTTACAATTTGATCCAGCCGGAAATGGCTGGCCAGCTCCTGGAGCGGAAGGTGAAACACATCGAATCCACGGGAGCCCATGTCGTGGCAACCGGCAATCCGGGTTGCCTCCTGCAGGTCCGCAACGGATGCACCCGAGCTGGCCTCGACCTCCGCGTCGTCCACCCCGTCACCCTGCTGGCGGAAGCCTACCGCGCGGAAGAGCAGGGAACGCAGCCTCGAACGTGACGAGATCGGCCGTCCGAAACCATGACCCTCCATGCCATGGCACTGAAGGGTTCAACGTCCCGACTGACTTGATGCTGAAGTTGCTCACCGTTCCGCACCCCGACCCGGCGGAGCTCTTTCGCTTAAAACGGCCATTCAGCCGCGTCGAGATGGGCAAAAGAATAGGCTCGAGGCCATTCTCCTTCACCGACCCGATCCGCAGACGGCGCGAGCGAGACTTCTCACATGCCCCAAGGACGTCAACGATGTGTTTTATCCACAGTGTCATCAACCGGCGCCGCGTGAGGGCACGAGGCCTCCATGAGAATTCCCAACGCGTGGAGGCCGGGTCCCCAGACCCGGCGCGATGATCTTGGAAACGGCAATGGATCAACATTGATCGGTCCCTCGCTGTTTTCGGTGGAATGGGAGGACAGCCCAGCCCGGAGGGCGAAAGACAGAGGCCCAGCAATTCATCGCTGGATTGGGGCAAGCCAGAGGGACGAGGGATAATCTGTTGAAATGAGGTGACAGTCAGGAAGCACTCTTTCTTACGCAGCCGTT
The Verrucomicrobiota bacterium DNA segment above includes these coding regions:
- a CDS encoding DUF3299 domain-containing protein; this encodes MKAHSVFFGGWTIAALLAAGLLGVNAADGKADGKPRKGAPTRGEPIRRAEPKNETPAAKPAPAAPAPAFKAEEPPPGSTVIAHDGFLSVGFDRLSTFTYIVPEDLPGDKKEEPKEKPDQIPAAVRALNQKPISLKGYMLPLKVEGGLVTELLIMKDQSMCCFGTVPKINEWVSVKMVGKGVKAVMDQPVTFFGKLFVGEIMENGYLVGIYRMDGERIGETDGI
- a CDS encoding (Fe-S)-binding protein, whose product is MTSNPTASHLKDLDYSVVQQCMHCGLCLPTCPTYDATKLERNSPRGRIALMRAIADGRLEPTATFAEEMYFCLGCLACMTACPAGVNYAELFEHARAEAESSGTLDHPKRGLIRFFTLNWLFTDLRRLELVGLALRLYQGLGLQTLVRKSGLLGLLPRRLRELEAMTPQVQPAFSADLIPETLHPSRPKRFRVALLTGCAQDLIFSDVNRDTAEVLARNGCEVHTPPSQHCCGSLHAHNGDLETSRLLARRNLDQFPPRQYDAIITNAAGCGSHLKHYGNLLAGDAAYVERAREWDNKVKDIHEWLIHIGMEPPAAEPQADRKVTYHEACHLCHGQKITSQPRTLLKSIPKLNLVELPESTWCCGSAGIYNLIQPEMAGQLLERKVKHIESTGAHVVATGNPGCLLQVRNGCTRAGLDLRVVHPVTLLAEAYRAEEQGTQPRT